The following nucleotide sequence is from Mangifera indica cultivar Alphonso chromosome 1, CATAS_Mindica_2.1, whole genome shotgun sequence.
ctataattcaacttttgttaatatttcttactaaaagtaaagataaaataattattttattgtttatattaaaatgatataaaaatttgttattttttctctcttagaatttaaaaattaacaatttctttcttatctaaagtttttaaactttgaaaataaacattttcaccaccaaatctagggtttttatattttttaaattgtagtTGTCcctcataacttttaaaaataacagttttacccccACTCCTCAAGTTCAGCTTTCGACATCCCTTCCAAATTCTAGAATTGGCTAGATTCGGTTGTCCCTACGAAAAATTCtagaattgaataaatttatggCTGAGAAGATAGAGAAGATTGTGCCTCTCTGTGAGCCAAAACCGCAAGCAGTAGGGCGGTGCCACCTTCTTATCTTTCTTTATCTGATCTTAATTTTGTCTACTGAAATTACAGTAGGACAAATTACAGCCAAATCTTCAAACAGTTAAGCAAGAATTTAGAGAGCATGATACAACTTTTTCTTAAGCAAAAACCAGACCTAATTTTTCGCGAGATCGTGCAACACCGCACATCTCACTGCGACCCTTTGCTTTTGCCTAACGCAAACTTTTTGTTCTCACCACAAACCCCAATCTTTCTGTCTCTTCAATCTTCCACCCAACAGTAGGGAGGGCGAGTCATAAAAAGTTCTTTATATTCAACATTTCGTAGTTGCTGGCCTTTAAAACGTTTGAGAGAAATTAATTGGCCAAATGATTTtgtcccacccaacttttgataatataataatttcaccctttaagtttgaacaaataatttattaccCATTTaccaaaatcaaacatttagtttaaataaaaggtatttatgtcattttcttaaatattattataaaggtgtaattaaatattattttgtcctTCAAGGAAAATAATAGCAGATTTTGATGCATGTAAGACGCATAGGCACAACATGGTGATTTAATATATGCTTCATTGTCTATCAATACTTTTGACTTAAACTGAGGATAATGAGAATTCTTTTGgaacttaattaaatataaaacatagaaaaatcaaaatactgAGCACTGTAATATATGATTATGCAGAGTTTAAAGCAGATCTTACACCGAATCATTCTATACTTAGCAAGTTTTACTAATTTAGGATCAATAACAATTATCTATGGTGGATGCAGGAAAAAATTCATTCTTTTGGCTGGGTCCAACGCCAAGCATAAACATCAGAGACCCCAAATTGAGAAGGGAAAATAATGTTAAGGtatgaaatatttcaaaaacccaaCAGAAGCCCACTTAGCCGGTTGGTGTTCAATGGGATGGTGATGTATGAGGGTGAACAATGGTTCAAAGTCAGAACGATAGCCAACCCAGCTTTCCATCTAGACAAGTTGaaggtttttcttctttctacgCTCCAAAAAGTCATCACATAAcattatcaaacataataatttaattataggacTGTAGAAGTTAAGAAATTCTCTTTAGTAGAGTGTATATATGCATATGTTTTCTTCTGAATCTAAAATTTATGCACTCTTACATTGAGATAATCAACCTCACATTGTCCttctattttttagtttttatttgtaGGATATGTTACCTAAAATGTATTTGAGTTGCAATGAGATGataaggaaatgacaaaactcaATCACCAATGAAGAATCCTGTGAATTAGACGTATGATCTGACATCAAGACTTTAACAGCAGATATGATTTATCGGACTGCATTTGGTAGTAGTTTTGAAAACGGAAGAAAAATATTTGCACTCAATACCAAACAAATGAGTCTTTTGAATCAAGTTTTCTACTTCTTTCACATGTCTGGATGGaggtaatttaaattaaattggggtcatttcatttttattttattgaaatttatgatgaataatttcaaaaaatggaaacaaCTCCACGCATAGAAAGTACTTTACATAAAATTGACTGAACTaaattgtgatttttaattttgaaaatgaacttggaaaatggaaaaattaaGCATCATAATGTTTGCTCCTTTCCTTTGTAGAAGTTTAGATACCGTTTATAATAAGCTCAAActaaaattagtattttttataatgtaatATCAGTGAAATGTGTCGAAAatccaataattttattacattattcCATTACAACAAAACAGACTATCAACATTACCCAAAATGTGAACAGTAAGCTATGTGTATCGTTAGGTCTCTTATtagaaatagataaattttttctatcaaattgTCAGGAGAGAAGTGTCTCTCCGTATAACAGTTTTAAGGTAAGAGAATATGCTAGGTGTTAGTGGTGTTTGTACTGTGGATTTAGCTCTCTCTGTTTCTTCTCCAAGAAATGTAATCAAATTATCCAAATACTCAATGGTCTGCAATACAGTTTGCGTAAGATGACAAATAAAACAAGGGCCCTATCTGTTCTGCAAAAATAAATGCTGCAGAGTTGCATCTTTCAAACGAGAAATATCACTTATTCTTATAATATAAGGTTACATAGAGCAGTTTGCAACAAGCAAAATTGTTGGAAATTAAAACATTTAGGTAAAATGATACAAAATAAGCCCGGAATATTCTCATATTTCGTTCACCCAGAAATTAGATGGAAGGAAAAAGAATATTGTGGAAAGCGCCTTCAGTTCTAACTGACTGTTTCAGTCTgcagtttcttcaaaatcaagtGAGCACCATGTTCCGGATGAACAGTAATGACTGTATCAGGAGCATGAACATAAGATGGAGATAACTCAAATGCAAAGTTTTGCAGAATTAAAGCTAAAGCCATTTTTGCCTCCATGAGAGCAAAGTTTTGACCAATGCATATTCTAGGACCCCATCCAAAAGGGACAAACGAAGCTTGACTCTTCGTGGCCTTTGAAACTCCCTCAGCAAACCGCTCCGGTTTAAACTCCGCCGCATCATCACCCCAAAGTTCTTGATCACGGTGAACCAGTATAACCGGCGTTGAAACCTCAACTCCAGCTGGCAGTGACAAGTCTGCAATCTTTATTTCTTCGTCAACATCTCGACCAATAGTGGTTGCTGGAGGGTATAACCTCAGCACCTCATATAATATCATTGTCACCTGagcaatcaaaattaaaattaacatatgttTGTACAGGtggttttattgtatattaaaatcgAACTGGAAAGAGCAAAAGAAACAGAATTTTTCTATGATAGAAACTTACAACTTTCAAGTGATTCAATTCATCAAAGCTAGGCTTCTTATCACCAAATACTTGGAAAACCTCTTCTCTTCCACGAGCTTGCCAATCTTGATGCTCACTCAGTAGAACCAAAGTCCATACAAGCAAAACGGAGGTGGTCTCTTGACCAGCAAAGTAAAATAGCTTACACTCTTTAATCACTTCATCCATTGTCATTCCACCATTTTTGTTGTTTCCATGCTCTTCAATTTCTCTATAATTGGATTCCATGAGTAAACCCAGTAAATCATTCTTTACAGCTTCACTTCTTTTCATCTCCTTCTCTCTATTCTTAATGATGCACATAAGTAAGGCTCGTATTTCATCGTCAATCTCTTTCAATCTCCTATTCCTCTTTGTAGGTAAAAACCTGCATACATTTAAGCAATAAAAGTAAATCAAGACTGAAATAATTTTCTGGTTTCAACTTTAGAAATTGTTTTACCTCCATCCGGGAATGTAAACGGATTGTAGAATCTCTTGTGTAATACCACATAATTCCGTGAGGAGTTCGAATATCTTTCTTCCGTCTTCAAAGTTACTTCCAAATGCTGTTTTAGAAATCACATCAGCCGTCAAATTAACAAGATATGGCCATACATCCAATTCACATGATCCTTCTGCGGAGACTAACTTTTCCCATTTGCTAATCATCTCATTACAAACTTGATAGAATTCAGGTAACATAAGCTGCAACAAGTCATTATAATTAGGCAGATATA
It contains:
- the LOC123201114 gene encoding cytochrome P450 CYP72A219-like, which gives rise to MELSLNSIAASIVLVTVVTLAWTVLNWVWLRPKKLERYLRQQGLSGKPYRLLYGDLKEASMMLETAKSRSFNVSDDITPRLVPFLRKTVKDYGKNSFIWVGPIPRVTIMNPEKIKDIFSRLDDFHKPQGNPLAKYLATGLAVYEGKKWAKHRRIIQPAFHLDKLKLMLPEFYQVCNEMISKWEKLVSAEGSCELDVWPYLVNLTADVISKTAFGSNFEDGRKIFELLTELCGITQEILQSVYIPGWRFLPTKRNRRLKEIDDEIRALLMCIIKNREKEMKRSEAVKNDLLGLLMESNYREIEEHGNNKNGGMTMDEVIKECKLFYFAGQETTSVLLVWTLVLLSEHQDWQARGREEVFQVFGDKKPSFDELNHLKVVTMILYEVLRLYPPATTIGRDVDEEIKIADLSLPAGVEVSTPVILVHRDQELWGDDAAEFKPERFAEGVSKATKSQASFVPFGWGPRICIGQNFALMEAKMALALILQNFAFELSPSYVHAPDTVITVHPEHGAHLILKKLQTETVS